GCAACTCCACTTTCCACTTGCAGCAAATGAAAGGCAAGACACTAATGGTAGCTGGAAATGACACTTTGCTATCAGAATTCATTGTTTTTGGATTCACTGATGACCAAAAATTACAAGCCATCCTTTTTGGACTCTTTCTAGTGATCTACATGATTACCTTGGTAGGCAACCTTAGCAGAATTATGTTAATTCAGGCCGGTCCCCAATTGCACACCTATGTGTACTAtttcctcagccacttgtctctctGACATGTGCTTTTCATTGTCGGTCACTCCAAAGATGCTGGGGAACCTCCTGCAGGGGAAGAGAACCATTTCTTTTGCGGGTTGTGCTGTTCAGTTTTCTCTGGCTGCAACCTTTGGGACCATCAAGTGCTTCTTACTAGCAGTGATGACATATGGTCGTTACTCTGCTATCTGCAGGCCTTTGCTCTACCTGCTCATCATGTCCAACAAGGTGCATTTCCAGCTGGTCATGGTTTCCTATGTAGTCAGCTGTGTCAATGCTGTGATTTTCAAAGGTTCAGTGTTTAGTTTGTCCTTCTGTgggatgaatgaaatcaatcacttCTCTTGTGATTTCCCTCCTTTGCTGGGTCTTGCCTGTTCCGACCCCCAAGTGGCTCAAATTTTGAATCCTATCACGTCGATTCTCATTGTTTTGGTCACGATTCTCATCGTAGCCATCTCCTATCTGTGTATCCTCTCTGCAATTCTGAGAATCCACTCCACTGAGGGGAGACAcaaggctttctccacctgcacctctcatCTGACTGCTGTCACGCTGTTCTATGggactctgtcatttatttttacaCAGCCAAACTCCATGTATTCAACGGTTCAGAAGAAAGTGGTGTTTGTGTTCTCTGTGGtggtgatccccatgctgaaccccctgatttacagcctgaggaacaacgATGTGAAGGAAACTCAGAAGAATATTTGGTTCTTAAAAGAtgttctgattgattgatccaatgaATAGGAAGCTTTTTTGATCCTCACactgttaagggaactgaggttagCTGTGGTACCCGACAGTTTGAAATCGGTATTGGGGTAAAAATCTTCCCTTTGTACCTTTGGCATTTGGgtataaatgaatatttatttattcttattccaGTTGATGAGGGTATAAGACCTTCCCTCTAACCCTTTCAGTATCTCTCTTAATACTGGGCACGGTCTGGgattattactgctgctgctttcaCCAAACAGTAAGCCAGCCAGGGATAAGGGCAGAGGAAGAAGCATTGCATGGTGGATAGTGCCTGgccctgtgaatcagaaggtcatgagttagtACCAAGtaagtacagtcattcattctatcctgactggattagtgcatcagcctcctttccaaccTTCCATTTTCCTGCCTCTcactacttcagtccatacttcactctgttgtccagattatctttctacagaaacgttctggacatgtcacccctctcctcaaaaatctccagtaattgcccatccaccttcgtatcaaacaaaaactcttcactattggcttcaaagttctccatcaccttgccccttcatacctcacctcccttctctccttcaacagcccagtacatatactctgctcctctggtgtctTGATCTCACTTGTCTCACTTTCgatctctggcccacgtcctacctctggcctagaacaccctacctcctcaaatccgccaatcactcttccccccttcaaagccctactgaaggctcacctcctccaagaggccttcccagactaagctcccctttccttcagctccccctcccttccatgt
This sequence is a window from Tachyglossus aculeatus isolate mTacAcu1 unplaced genomic scaffold, mTacAcu1.pri scaffold_124_arrow_ctg1, whole genome shotgun sequence. Protein-coding genes within it:
- the LOC119922793 gene encoding LOW QUALITY PROTEIN: olfactory receptor 477-like (The sequence of the model RefSeq protein was modified relative to this genomic sequence to represent the inferred CDS: inserted 2 bases in 1 codon) translates to MLTSIIENLIIHIVTVVGNLVITLSSILTMVSLPTFEVIAMLPVRYDSNSTFHLQQMKGKTLMVAGNDTLLSEFIVFGFTDDQKLQAILFGLFLVIYMITLVGNLSRIMLIQAGPQLHTYVYYFLSHLXLSDMCFSLSVTPKMLGNLLQGKRTISFAGCAVQFSLAATFGTIKCFLLAVMTYGRYSAICRPLLYLLIMSNKVHFQLVMVSYVVSCVNAVIFKGSVFSLSFCGMNEINHFSCDFPPLLGLACSDPQVAQILNPITSILIVLVTILIVAISYLCILSAILRIHSTEGRHKAFSTCTSHLTAVTLFYGTLSFIFTQPNSMYSTVQKKVVFVFSVVVIPMLNPLIYSLRNNDVKETQKNIWFLKDVLID